GCAGCTAGTTTGGGTGAGAATATAGAACAGGTATTTAAGACTCTCGTATTGCATGGTGATAAAAGCGGATATTTTGTCTGCGTTATTCCTGGAGAGCATGAAGTCGATTTAAAACTGGCAGCTAAAGCCTCCGGTAATAAGAAGTGTGATTTGATCCCTATGAAAGAGCTTTTGCCGTTAACCGGATATATTCGGGGAGGGTGTTCGCCTATTGGTATGAAAAAGCATTTCCCTACTTATATCCATGAAACATGCCGGCATTTTCCGTATATTTATATAAGTGCCGGTGTGCGTGGACTTCAGATAAAAATAGCTCCGGAAGATCTAATACATGAAGCGAAAGCGGAAATTTGTGTCCTGTTTGCAGAGTAATTTCAATTTATTCTGAAGTAAATATGGCTACATATTCTTTGAATAAATCAAAAAAAGTATATATTTGCAGGAAATATCAATTTTATTAATCTAATATTCTTTTTATATGTTTGAAGGACAACCGAAAGGGTTATACGCTTTAGCTTTGGCTAACACGGGCGAACGTTTTGGCTACTACACGATGCTTGCTATTTTTACACTTTTCTTGCAAGCAAAATTTGGTTACACAGCAGCAGAAACATCTACTATTTTTGGCTCATTTTTAGCAGCAGTTTATTTTATGCCACTTGTAGGCGGTATTTTAGCTGATAAGTGTGGTTATGGTAAAATGGTAACGACAGGTATTGTTGTTATGTTTGTCGGTTATCTCCTTTTGGCGATTCCTACTGCGGCAAATCTTACTGGTAAAATGATGATGTTTGGTTCATTGTTTTTGATTGCTTGCGGAACAGGATTGTTTAAAGGAAACTTGCAAGTAATGGTGGGTAACCTTTATGATTCACCAGAGTATAGTTCAAAGCGTGATACAGCTTTCAGCTTGTTTTATATGGCTATTAACGTGGGTGCTTTGTTTGCTCCGACTGCTGCTACCAAGGTGACTAACTACATATTAGGTGGCGCAGGGTTCACCTATAATGCTCAGATTCCTTCGTTGGCGCATCAATTCCTTAATGGTACTATTACTCCGGAAGGAAATGCTACTCTTAGTAGCTTGCAGGCTGCGCAAGGTTTTACCGGTGATATGTCCGCTTTCTGTTCCACTTATATAGAGAAATTGTCTGAAGCCTATAATTATGGTTTTGCTGTGGCTTGTATTTCTTTGATTCTTTCAATGGCAATTTATGTTTGTTGTCGTTCAATGTTCAAGCATGCAGACTATAATTCTAAGCAAGCTAAAGCAGTGAATAACTATAATGAACCGGAACTGACTCCGGCACAGACTAAAGAACGTATTGTAGCTTTGTTACTGGTATTTGCCGTAGTAATTTTCTTTTGGATGGCATTCCACCAGAATGGTTTGACAATGACATTCTTTGCGCGTGATTATACTACTCAATCTGTAACAGGGCTTGATCGTATCGGATTTGATGTATGGAATCTGGTTCTTCTGATTATTGTAGTTTATGGTGCGTTCTCTTTATTCCAGTCTAAAACAGGACGTGGTAAAGCGATTGCCGGTGTCGCTGTATTGGCTTCCCTTGGCATATTAATATGGAGTTATTCTTCCATGGATCCGACAGTGGAAATCCTTCCTCAAATCTTCCAGCAATTTAATCCGTTCTTCGTTGTGGCTTTGACTCCGGTATCTTTGGCTGTCTTTGGCTATTTGGCCAGAAGAAAAAAAGAGCCTTCCGCACCACGTAAAATCGGTATTGGTATGGTGATTGCAGCATGTGGTTTCTTGATTCTGGCCATTGGGTCTTTGGGACTTCCTACTCCGAAAGAAGTAGAAGCGGCAGGCATTAATCCGGATGTTTTGGTTTCTCCCAACTGGCTGATCTCCACTTATCTGGTCTTGACTTTTGCTGAATTGCTGCTTTCTCCAATGGGTATCTCTTTTGTTTCGAAAGTAGCTCCTCCCAAGTATAAAGGTATGATGATGGGCGGCTGGTTTGTGGCTACTGCTATTGGTAATTATCTGGTTGCTATTATTGGTTATCTGTGGGGTGGTATGCAGTTGTGGATGGTATGGAGTGTATTGATTGTTTGCTGTCTGTTATCTGCTCTGTTTATTTTCTCTATTATGAAGAAATTAGAAAAAGTAGCATAAGTATTATATGTAGATAACATAGTATACTTATAAAAAATCTAGGGTAATAAATGATTTATATAAATCATTTATTACCCTATTTTTATTTCGCTATATTTCTTTTGTTTCAAATATCCAGTCCCATGATATAATCATTCATGTAATATCCGTTTCCAATCGGGAAATCACCTTCCCTCAACTTTCTCATTCCCATGTGTTGATAAAACTGCAATGCCTTATTATTCCGATTCACATTTAGTTCCATAAGGCAAGGCTCCGGGTGGATTTCTTTAATATATTTAATGGCTTCTTTAAATAAAAAGCTGCCACAATGACTACCTTGAAAATGAGGGAGGACATAAATCTTTTGGAGGTGGAAAATATCTTTTTCCTGTTGCTGCACAGAAACGTAGCCACAGGGCTTTCCCTCTTTGTAGGCTATGAAATAGACATGACCTTCTTCTTCCATCTGTTTGCGTATATTCTCGGGAGCATACATCCAGTCCATCATATAATCCAATTGTTCGGGAGATAGGATTTCCTTGTAAGTTGCAGGGAATACTTCGCCTGCCATTTTATTAATAAGCTCACAATCGGCAACCGTTACTTTTTGAATTGTCAACATACCTGTTTTTTGTAGTTTAATGGGATACAAATATAGCTATTATTTCTTTTTGTAATAAGGTGAATTCTCTTTGATAGTTTAATTATTATTAATTTATAGTACCTTGTAATGCAAGGTACTAAAGTAATACATATATTTGTGCCATTCAAAAGAAAAGGAACAATGAAAGTAGACAATGTAAAATCCCAGATGAGAAAAGGCATGCTTGAATACTGCATCATGCTTTTGCTGCATAAGGAGCCTGCTTACGCTTCGGATATTATTCAGAAGTTAAAAGAAGCTCAACTGATTGTGGTGGAAGGTACCTTGTATCCATTGCTGACGCGTTTAAAAAATGATGATCTGTTAAGTTATGAGTGGGTGGAATCCACGCAAGGGCCACCTCGCAAGTACTACAAACTTACGGAGAAGGGAGAAACTTTTTTGGGAGAACTCGAACTTTCCTGGAAAGAGTTGACCGAAACAGTAAATCACATAGCCAATAGATAATTAGAATAAAGAAATAATAGAAATGAAAAAGACATTGACCGTAAATTTAGGTGGAACTGTCTATCATATAGATGATGATGCCTACCGTCTGTTAGACAATTATCTGTCTAATCTGAAGCATTACTTTCGTAAACAAGAGAGTGCGGAGGAGATTATAAATGATATTGAGATGCGTATTGCCGAATTATTTGCTGAAAAAGTAGCTGCGGGAAAACAAGTCGTTACAGTTCAGGATGTGGAAGAAGTTATAGCCCGTGTAGGTAAACCGGAAGATTTTGGAATTACCGAAGATGATGCCGAGTCCAATAAACGAACAG
The nucleotide sequence above comes from Bacteroides caccae. Encoded proteins:
- a CDS encoding PadR family transcriptional regulator codes for the protein MKVDNVKSQMRKGMLEYCIMLLLHKEPAYASDIIQKLKEAQLIVVEGTLYPLLTRLKNDDLLSYEWVESTQGPPRKYYKLTEKGETFLGELELSWKELTETVNHIANR
- a CDS encoding GNAT family N-acetyltransferase, whose translation is MLTIQKVTVADCELINKMAGEVFPATYKEILSPEQLDYMMDWMYAPENIRKQMEEEGHVYFIAYKEGKPCGYVSVQQQEKDIFHLQKIYVLPHFQGSHCGSFLFKEAIKYIKEIHPEPCLMELNVNRNNKALQFYQHMGMRKLREGDFPIGNGYYMNDYIMGLDI
- the ybaK gene encoding Cys-tRNA(Pro) deacylase is translated as MKINKTNAARLLDKAKITYELIPYEVDEKDLSAVHVAASLGENIEQVFKTLVLHGDKSGYFVCVIPGEHEVDLKLAAKASGNKKCDLIPMKELLPLTGYIRGGCSPIGMKKHFPTYIHETCRHFPYIYISAGVRGLQIKIAPEDLIHEAKAEICVLFAE
- a CDS encoding peptide MFS transporter, which gives rise to MFEGQPKGLYALALANTGERFGYYTMLAIFTLFLQAKFGYTAAETSTIFGSFLAAVYFMPLVGGILADKCGYGKMVTTGIVVMFVGYLLLAIPTAANLTGKMMMFGSLFLIACGTGLFKGNLQVMVGNLYDSPEYSSKRDTAFSLFYMAINVGALFAPTAATKVTNYILGGAGFTYNAQIPSLAHQFLNGTITPEGNATLSSLQAAQGFTGDMSAFCSTYIEKLSEAYNYGFAVACISLILSMAIYVCCRSMFKHADYNSKQAKAVNNYNEPELTPAQTKERIVALLLVFAVVIFFWMAFHQNGLTMTFFARDYTTQSVTGLDRIGFDVWNLVLLIIVVYGAFSLFQSKTGRGKAIAGVAVLASLGILIWSYSSMDPTVEILPQIFQQFNPFFVVALTPVSLAVFGYLARRKKEPSAPRKIGIGMVIAACGFLILAIGSLGLPTPKEVEAAGINPDVLVSPNWLISTYLVLTFAELLLSPMGISFVSKVAPPKYKGMMMGGWFVATAIGNYLVAIIGYLWGGMQLWMVWSVLIVCCLLSALFIFSIMKKLEKVA